A stretch of Brassica napus cultivar Da-Ae chromosome C6, Da-Ae, whole genome shotgun sequence DNA encodes these proteins:
- the BNAC06G00720D gene encoding uncharacterized protein BNAC06G00720D, with product MQFSRNSILRQLSRKEGWRSASRRWTSGDSSTAFADDTSGGAGGYSSMEGLYGVYSGEDPAARRKRVMVVVDETSRSKHAMMWALTHLTNKGDLMTLLHVVSPHDEASPSLVQSLGSLCKACKPEVDVEALVIQGPKLATVLSQVKKLEVTVLVLGQKKSAPFISCLCGPSRSEELVNRCINGADCLTIGVRKQSNGVSGYLINTRWQKNFWLLA from the exons ATGCAATTTTCAAGAAACTCAATCCTTAGGCAACTAAGCAGGAAAGAAGGTTGGAGGTCGGCTTCTAGAAGGTGGACATCCGGAGATAGCTCAACGGCCTTCGCCGACGACACAAGCGGTGGTGCTGGCGGTTACTCTTCAATGGAGGGTCTATATGGGGTTTATTCTGGTGAAGATCCGGCGGCGAGAAGGAAAAGAGTGATGGTTGTGGTGGATGAGACTTCAAGGTCTAAACATGCTATGATGTGGGCTTTGACGCACTTGACTAACAAAGGAGACTTGATGACTCTTCTTCATGTTGTGTCTCCTCATGATGAAGCTTCGCCTTCTTTGGTTCAGTCACTTGGTTCTCTTTGCAAAGCTTGTAAACCCGAG GTGGATGTGGAGGCGTTGGTGATTCAAGGACCAAAGTTAGCAACTGTACTCAGCCAAGTGAAGAAACTTGAAGTCACTGTTCTTGTTTTGGGTCAGAAGAAATCTGCACCATTCATCTCCTG CTTATGTGGACCCAGTAGATCAGAGGAGCTCGTGAATCGATGTATCAATGGTGCAGATTGTTTGACGATTGGTGTGAGGAAACAAAGCAACGGTGTTAGTGGCTACCTGATTAACACACGATGGCAGAAGAACTTCTGGCTTCTGGCCTAA
- the LOC106350821 gene encoding probable purine permease 11, which yields MSGNQEPILVKEEESVEGIPSPLLKLKSWQWWVLVSTNILFLIGGQAASVLLGRFYYDEGGNSKWMATLVQTAAFPILYIPLLLLPSSEPASCSLKTIVLIYVLLGVIIAGDNMLYSVGLLYLSASTYSLICATQLAFNAVFSYFINAQKFTALILNSVVLLSFSAALIALNDDADAPSGVSRSKYVVGFVCTLAASALYSLLLSLLQFSFEKILKKETFSVVLEMQIYTSLVATCVAVIGLFASGEWRTLHGEMEGYHKGQASYVLTLVGTAVSWQVCSVGVVGLIFLVTSLFSNVISTLSLAVTPLAALAVFRDKMSGVKVMAMLIALWGFASYVYQNHLDDLKVRRARKHAQAGQLDPHC from the exons ATGTCAG GCAATCAAGAACCAATCTTGGTGAAGGAGGAGGAGAGTGTGGAAGGTATTCCATCTCCACTCTTGAAGCTCAAAAGCTGGCAATGGTGGGTTCTTGTGTCCACCAACATCTTATTCCTCATTGGTGGTCAAGCTGCTTCTGTGCTTCTCGGTAGGTTTTACTACGATGAAGGAGGAAACAGCAAATGGATGGCCACTCTTGTTCAAACCGCTGCTTTTCCGATCCTCTATATCCCGCTTCTCCTCCTTCCTTCTTCAGAGCCCGCTTCTTGCTCCCTTAAAACCATTGTCTTGATCTATGTTCTGCTCGGTGTCATCATCGCTGGTGACAACATGCTCTACTCTGTTGGACTTCTCTACCTCTCTGCATCGACTTATTCGCTCATTTGCGCTACACAGTTGGCTTTTAATGCAGTCTTCTCTTATTTCATCAATGCTCAGAAGTTCACTGCTTTGATTCTCAACTCAGTTGTGCTCCTCTCCTTCTCCGCCGCTCTGATTGCCCTTAACGACGATGCAGACGCTCCTTCTGGTGTCTCTAGGTCCAAGTACGTTGTCGGGTTTGTGTGTACACTCGCTGCATCCGCTCTCTACTCTCTGCTGCTCTCGCTCCTGCAGTTCTCCTTCGAGAAGATTCTGAAGAAAGAGACGTTTTCTGTGGTTCTCGAAATGCAGATCTACACCTCTCTAGTGGCCACTTGTGTCGCGGTCATTGGCCTTTTTGCTAGCGGGGAATGGAGAACGCTGCACGGTGAAATGGAAGGTTATCATAAAGGCCAAGCCTCTTATGTACTGACTTTGGTCGGAACGGCAGTTTCATGGCAAGTATGTTCTGTAGGAGTGGTGGGTTTGATATTTCTGGTGACCTCCCTCTTCTCAAACGTTATTAGTACGCTCTCTCTAGCTGTGACTCCACTCGCTGCTTTGGCTGTGTTCCGCGATAAGATGAGTGGGGTTAAGGTTATGGCCATGCTCATCGCTCTTTGGGGTTTCGCTTCTTATGTTTACCAGAATCATCTCGATGACTTGAAAGTAAGACGAGCTAGAAAGCACGCTCAAGCAGGGCAGCTGGATCCGCACTGCTGA